In Helicoverpa armigera isolate CAAS_96S chromosome 20, ASM3070526v1, whole genome shotgun sequence, one DNA window encodes the following:
- the LOC110373447 gene encoding BTB/POZ domain-containing protein KCTD3 isoform X1, with amino-acid sequence MSNYQEIVNLNVGGTRFSTSWHTLTWVPETFFTALLSGRIPTVRDETGAIFIDRDPNLFGLILNFLRTRDIDLNNINIRALRHECDYFGITPLSRRLALCDEMNHSTCGDVLFYGYLPPPLNTALPSGNSGRNGNTCSRKNSTASNTEVAVNRTHSRNSSLDLRTVGRIPSQDQLSRCGRGHSRAASLGNADCHKGHRPPDMSTWADSMKVQIIKAHHNWVAVAYTHFVTGYRLTDSCGWYVVFQSPVQDSVIERIALNAKTGGGGGTSSGNNSTGTDVMLGIASGAHVRLWAFSTHSEPVRRTLVGTFNLGVRVEHLLFVGPQLVALSGAGSRSKAGVWHTSTQHWQTQDVAHLTTYDTAGSFLLLGTATGAINYIDMQKFPLRMKDNDLLVTQLYKDPNQEPITAISVYLTPKTNLCGNWIEIAYGTRCGSVRVIVQHPETVGHGPQLFQTFTVHQSPITKVSLSENYLVSVCSEYNHVRTWRVTRFRGMISTQPGTTPKAAFKVLALEAPTAQPHNDCGPYGEQDEEQVFIQKVVPDTDTLYVRLASNGKRVCTIRSVDGSAVSCFVVAECEGALRPRRLLLCGHRSGATQMWDLTAPIDKAAKLQPGPANGAEGEESPAPDGGPTPDELVRLLSACDLDATPAPVVPQSPNRPIQAP; translated from the exons ATGTCCAACTATCAAGAAATTGTTAACTTAAATGTAGGCGGCACCAG ATTCTCAACATCATGGCACACATTGACCTGGGTCCCAGAGACATTCTTCACAGCTCTCCTCAGCGGCAGGATCCCCACAGTGAGAGACGAGACTGGGGCCATATTCATAGACAGGGATCCAAACCTCTTTGGTCTCATATTGAACTTCCTTCGTACTCGGGATATAGATcttaataacattaatataaggGCATTGAGGCACGAGTGTGATTACTTTGGCATAACTCCACTGAGCAGAAGATTAGCCTTATGTGATGAGATGAACCATTCAACCTGTGGAGATGTACTGTTTTATGGATACCTGCCACCTCCAT TGAACACAGCACTGCCAAGTGGCAACAGCGGGCGGAACGGCAACACATGCTCACGGAAGAACTCCACAGCCTCTAACACTGAGGTGGCAGTAAACAGAACACATTCGCGGAACTCCTCGCTGGATCTCCGCACTGTTGGCAGAATACCTTCACAAGATCAGCTAAG TCGTTGCGGCCGGGGTCACTCGAGAGCAGCGTCGCTAGGTAATGCGGACTGCCACAAAGGACATCGGCCGCCAGACA TGAGCACTTGGGCTGACAGCATGAAAGTTCAAATCATTAAAGCACATCACAACTGGGTAGCTGTCGCCTATACACATTTTGTCACTGGTTATAG GTTAACAGACTCTTGCGGTTGGTACGTGGTGTTCCAATCTCCGGTACAAGACAGTGTAATAGAGCGAATAGCTTTGAACGCTAAAACTGGAGGGGGTGGGGGCACTTCCAGTGGGAACAACTCTACGGGCACTGACGTCATGTTAGGCATAGCCAGCGGGGCGCATGTCCGACTGTGGGCCTTCTCTACGCATAGCGAACCTGTTAGGCGTACCTTGGTTG GTACTTTCAATCTTGGCGTTCGCGTAGAACACCTACTATTCGTAGGTCCTCAGCTTGTAGCTCTAAGTGGAGCCGGCAGCCGCAGCAAGGCAGGCGTGTGGCACACGAGCACACAGCACTGGCAGACGCAGGACGTGGCACACCTCACCACGTACGACACCGCCGGCTCCTTCCTGCTGCTCGGTACTGCGACTGGAGCTATCAACTACATTG ACATGCAAAAGTTCCCGTTACGTATGAAAGATAATGATCTACTAGTGACGCAGCTATACAAGGACCCGAATCAAGAGCCAATCACAGCTATATCTGTGTATCTCACTCCTAAAAcga ATTTATGCGGCAACTGGATAGAAATAGCTTACGGCACTCGTTGCGGTTCGGTGCGAGTCATAGTACAGCACCCAGAGACGGTGGGCCATGGGCCACAGTTGTTCCAGACTTTTACAGTGCACCAGAGTCCTATCACTAAG GTATCATTATCAGAAAACTACCTAGTATCAGTGTGCAGCGAGTACAACCATGTGAGAACATGGCGGGTCACACGATTCCGAGGCATGATCTCCACGCAGCCCGGCACCACGCCTAAGGCTGCCTTCAAGGTGTTAGCTTTGGAAGCTCCTACAGCACAGCCCCATAATGACTGTG GTCCGTACGGCGAGCAAGACGAAGAGCAAGTATTCATACAAAAAGTTGTTCCTGACACAGATACGCTTTACGTCCGTCTAGCTTCGAATGGGAAACG AGTCTGCACAATCCGTTCAGTAGACGGTTCAGCGGTATCGTGCTTCGTGGTAGCGGAATGTGAAGGGGCATTGCGACCGCGTCGCCTGCTGCTGTGTGGGCACCGATCGGGGGCCACGCAGATGTGGGACCTGACTGCACCTATTGATAAGGCTGCTAAACTACAGCCGGGGCCTGCTAATGGAG CAGAGGGTGAAGAATCTCCGGCCCCCGACGGGGGTCCAACTCCGGACGAACTAGTCCGTCTACTATCAGCTTGTGACCTGGACGCCACGCCAGCGCCCGTGGTACCGCAGTCCCCGAACAGGCCCATACAAGCGCCATGA
- the LOC110373447 gene encoding BTB/POZ domain-containing protein KCTD3 isoform X2, whose amino-acid sequence MSNYQEIVNLNVGGTRFSTSWHTLTWVPETFFTALLSGRIPTVRDETGAIFIDRDPNLFGLILNFLRTRDIDLNNINIRALRHECDYFGITPLSRRLALCDEMNHSTCGDVLFYGYLPPPLNTALPSGNSGRNGNTCSRKNSTASNTEVAVNRTHSRNSSLDLRTVGRIPSQDQLSRCGRGHSRAASLGNADCHKGHRPPDMSTWADSMKVQIIKAHHNWVAVAYTHFVTGYRLTDSCGWYVVFQSPVQDSVIERIALNAKTGGGGGTSSGNNSTGTDVMLGIASGAHVRLWAFSTHSEPVRRTLVGTFNLGVRVEHLLFVGPQLVALSGAGSRSKAGVWHTSTQHWQTQDVAHLTTYDTAGSFLLLGTATGAINYIDMQKFPLRMKDNDLLVTQLYKDPNQEPITAISVYLTPKTNLCGNWIEIAYGTRCGSVRVIVQHPETVGHGPQLFQTFTVHQSPITKVSLSENYLVSVCSEYNHVRTWRVTRFRGMISTQPGTTPKAAFKVLALEAPTAQPHNDCGPYGEQDEEQVFIQKVVPDTDTLYVRLASNGKRVCTIRSVDGSAVSCFVVAECEGALRPRRLLLCGHRSGATQMWDLTAPIDKAAKLQPGPANGEGEESPAPDGGPTPDELVRLLSACDLDATPAPVVPQSPNRPIQAP is encoded by the exons ATGTCCAACTATCAAGAAATTGTTAACTTAAATGTAGGCGGCACCAG ATTCTCAACATCATGGCACACATTGACCTGGGTCCCAGAGACATTCTTCACAGCTCTCCTCAGCGGCAGGATCCCCACAGTGAGAGACGAGACTGGGGCCATATTCATAGACAGGGATCCAAACCTCTTTGGTCTCATATTGAACTTCCTTCGTACTCGGGATATAGATcttaataacattaatataaggGCATTGAGGCACGAGTGTGATTACTTTGGCATAACTCCACTGAGCAGAAGATTAGCCTTATGTGATGAGATGAACCATTCAACCTGTGGAGATGTACTGTTTTATGGATACCTGCCACCTCCAT TGAACACAGCACTGCCAAGTGGCAACAGCGGGCGGAACGGCAACACATGCTCACGGAAGAACTCCACAGCCTCTAACACTGAGGTGGCAGTAAACAGAACACATTCGCGGAACTCCTCGCTGGATCTCCGCACTGTTGGCAGAATACCTTCACAAGATCAGCTAAG TCGTTGCGGCCGGGGTCACTCGAGAGCAGCGTCGCTAGGTAATGCGGACTGCCACAAAGGACATCGGCCGCCAGACA TGAGCACTTGGGCTGACAGCATGAAAGTTCAAATCATTAAAGCACATCACAACTGGGTAGCTGTCGCCTATACACATTTTGTCACTGGTTATAG GTTAACAGACTCTTGCGGTTGGTACGTGGTGTTCCAATCTCCGGTACAAGACAGTGTAATAGAGCGAATAGCTTTGAACGCTAAAACTGGAGGGGGTGGGGGCACTTCCAGTGGGAACAACTCTACGGGCACTGACGTCATGTTAGGCATAGCCAGCGGGGCGCATGTCCGACTGTGGGCCTTCTCTACGCATAGCGAACCTGTTAGGCGTACCTTGGTTG GTACTTTCAATCTTGGCGTTCGCGTAGAACACCTACTATTCGTAGGTCCTCAGCTTGTAGCTCTAAGTGGAGCCGGCAGCCGCAGCAAGGCAGGCGTGTGGCACACGAGCACACAGCACTGGCAGACGCAGGACGTGGCACACCTCACCACGTACGACACCGCCGGCTCCTTCCTGCTGCTCGGTACTGCGACTGGAGCTATCAACTACATTG ACATGCAAAAGTTCCCGTTACGTATGAAAGATAATGATCTACTAGTGACGCAGCTATACAAGGACCCGAATCAAGAGCCAATCACAGCTATATCTGTGTATCTCACTCCTAAAAcga ATTTATGCGGCAACTGGATAGAAATAGCTTACGGCACTCGTTGCGGTTCGGTGCGAGTCATAGTACAGCACCCAGAGACGGTGGGCCATGGGCCACAGTTGTTCCAGACTTTTACAGTGCACCAGAGTCCTATCACTAAG GTATCATTATCAGAAAACTACCTAGTATCAGTGTGCAGCGAGTACAACCATGTGAGAACATGGCGGGTCACACGATTCCGAGGCATGATCTCCACGCAGCCCGGCACCACGCCTAAGGCTGCCTTCAAGGTGTTAGCTTTGGAAGCTCCTACAGCACAGCCCCATAATGACTGTG GTCCGTACGGCGAGCAAGACGAAGAGCAAGTATTCATACAAAAAGTTGTTCCTGACACAGATACGCTTTACGTCCGTCTAGCTTCGAATGGGAAACG AGTCTGCACAATCCGTTCAGTAGACGGTTCAGCGGTATCGTGCTTCGTGGTAGCGGAATGTGAAGGGGCATTGCGACCGCGTCGCCTGCTGCTGTGTGGGCACCGATCGGGGGCCACGCAGATGTGGGACCTGACTGCACCTATTGATAAGGCTGCTAAACTACAGCCGGGGCCTGCTAATGGAG AGGGTGAAGAATCTCCGGCCCCCGACGGGGGTCCAACTCCGGACGAACTAGTCCGTCTACTATCAGCTTGTGACCTGGACGCCACGCCAGCGCCCGTGGTACCGCAGTCCCCGAACAGGCCCATACAAGCGCCATGA